In the genome of Dioscorea cayenensis subsp. rotundata cultivar TDr96_F1 unplaced genomic scaffold, TDr96_F1_v2_PseudoChromosome.rev07_lg8_w22 25.fasta BLBR01000998.1, whole genome shotgun sequence, one region contains:
- the LOC120255437 gene encoding uncharacterized protein LOC120255437 has translation MVYSYLNHEKGNDNFWDGWKNLWQLNVAPKVKHFIWLLFHDAVKTNDYLYRLNLGPQTLCTFCNLNTETVEHLFLNCYKTQEIWNITCSTVSKPINLSDGISSKLWLKQELTGNGRFIQSIIASTVWFIWKARCNKIFNNVQLDSYKVSCWATGHVREFSYAPSPHSGRNFILNNYTFADSPILLTATAFNANNSMDGLGFIASDYNANMLRSGCCWCPANSYLEAATKAICFSLQDVIIMGLHIKSILSPCADLVNAVKTDCCLDIWRLHPQIIIIKDCLLRRLILNWMSIR, from the coding sequence ATGGTTTACTCGTATTTGAATCATGAAAAGGGTAATGACAATTTTTGGGATGGCTGGAAGAATTTATGGCAGCTCAACGTTGCTCCTAAGGTAAAGCACTTCATATGGTTATTGTTTCATGATGCTGTTAAAACCAATGATTATCTCTATCGCCTGAATTTAGGCCCTCAAACACTTTGTACATTTTGCAACTTGAATACTGAAACTGTGGAGCACTTGTTTCTTAACTGCTATAAAACCCAAGAGATTTGGAACATTACTTGCTCTACGGTTAGTAAGCCAATCAATCTCTCTGATGGGATTTCTTCAAAGCTGTGGTTGAAACAAGAGTTGACTGGTAATGGTCGTTTTATCCAGTCGATTATAGCTTCAACTGTGTGGTTTATTTGGAAAGCTCGATGCAACAAAATCTTTAATAATGTTCAGCTGGACAGTTATAAGGTTTCTTGTTGGGCCACTGGGCATGtcagggagttttcttatgccccTTCTCCACATTCGGGGAGGAACTTTATCTTGAACAATTATACATTTGCTGATAGTCCAATATTGCTAACTGCTACTGCATTCAATGCAAATAATTCCATGGATGGGCTAGGGTTTATAGCCTCTGATTACAATGCTAACATGTTAAGATCTGGCTGTTGTTGGTGCCCTGCGAACTCTTATTTGGAGGCAGCAACCAAGGCCATATGTTTTTCTCTTCAGGATGTGATCATCATGGGACTGCACATCAAGTCTATTCTTTCTCCTTGTGCTGATCTAGTCAACGCTGTGAAGACGGATTGCTGCTTGGACATATGGAGACTTCATCCGCAGATCATAATCATAAAGGACTGTTTACTGAGGCGGCTAATCCTAAACTGGATGTCAATCCGATGA
- the LOC120255435 gene encoding ubiquitin-conjugating enzyme E2 D3-like — translation MNSKVVIVVWAGVIQGFEDDFVGVEGLAKGSAHLLVCKSKDFVLSSEPAEKGNFTKPISLVTDVCVCTIFHWQATANNPLAGGVFLVTVHFPSDYPFKPSKLSIISLLHGTWSHCSDKVHIFSKQDFHPKINSNGSICLDILEEQQTPTLTLLKVLLSICSLVMDMKPDDPLVPGIARSAINLLTRDGYETR, via the exons ATGAACTCTAAAGTTG tgATTGTTGTGTGGGCTGGAGTGATCCAAGGCTTTGAAGATGATTTTGTAGGAGTTGAAGGACTTGCAAAAGGATCCGCCCACTTGCTG GTTTGCAAGAGTAAGGATTTTGTCCTCTCCAGCGAGCCAGCAGAAAAGGGTAATTTTACTAAG CCCATAAG TTTGGTGACTGATGTTTGTGTCTGTACTATATTCCACTGGCAAGCAACTGCTAATAACCCCTTGGCAGGTGGTGTATTTCTTGTTACTGTTCACTTCCCATCTGATTACCCATTCAAACCTTCCAAG TTATCCATAATCTCCTTATTACATGGTACCTGGAGCCATTGCTCTGACaaagttcatattttttctAAGCAAGATTTTCATCCAAAGATCAACAGTAATGGAAGCATCTGCTTGGACATTCTAGAGGAACAACAGACTCCTACCCTGACTCTATTGAAG GTTTTGCTATCAATTTGCTCACTCGTAATGGATATGAAACCAGATGATCCCCTGGTTCCTGGGATCGCTC GTTCTGCTATCAATTTGCTCACTCGTGATGGATATGAAACCAGATGA
- the LOC120255436 gene encoding probable disease resistance RPP8-like protein 2, producing the protein MSIVGMGGLGKTTLAKSVYNDPRVKRSFDIFAWVIISQEYTILEILKRISSEVSTTSSRDTIIDLAHAISEKLKKGKYLIVLDDVWRENVWDQLQKVFPDVDNGSRVIITTRFLNVAKIADPTVQPHELRLLNEKESWELFLLKVFPRQDIETCCPVYLVDFAHQLIQRCRGLPLALVVLGGLMSTKPKSQDAWQKVVESMKWQFVEGGEKCLKILALSYNDLPYYLKSCFLYFGCFREDMAIPIKTLIRWWSAEGFLPTKNGNTTEEIGLGCLEELAQRCLIQLTGRKYDGSAKYCRIHDLLRDMCISEAKENRYLEIYKNDTVDCAAVPNAARRLIIFNEFETLTYSNSKLRGLFYYGGMHNPLTFKALNGQLSGFKLLRVLNLNLYMREFPSEIKSLIHLRYLRLLADNMKEVPSCIGHLHNLQTFIVGGGELVNISDSLWTIESLKHVELFMISLVNPPNMPNIVLKNLQTLKGLRAGSWIRYMLQNFTNLRKLNIKEVNNDHANALYVSLQKLGRLASLTIQGNGIPSDNVMTAFSNQHCLKKVYLDGKLNCKQLPYNDVFPQQLVKLVLCLSQLEQDPMATLEKLPCLKYLKLGAGSYTGKQMICSATGFPQLLFLEVKGCDELEKWKIEKKAMLCLKSLELISCRKLKVIPEGLKNVSLELLLMKNMPEELKSRIEENTGEDWYKIQHVPNISFKYYD; encoded by the coding sequence ATGTCTATAGTGGGTATGGGTGGTCTGGGAAAGACCACACTTGCTAAATCCGTTTATAATGATCCTAGAGTCAAGAGAAGTTTTGATATATTTGCATGGGTAATCATATCTCAAGAATATACCATCCTTGAGATTTTGAAGAGAATCTCATCAGAAGTTTCAACAACTTCATCAAGAGATACAATCATAGACCTCGCACATGCTATTTctgaaaaattgaagaaaggCAAGTATTTGATTgttcttgatgatgtttggaGGGAAAATGTATGGGATCAATTGCAAAAAGTTTTTCCAGATGTTGATAATGGAAGTAGAGTTATTATAACCACTCGCTTCTTAAATGTCGCTAAGATTGCAGATCCTACTGTGCAACCTCATGAATTGCGTTTGTTAAATGAAAAGGAGAGTTGGGAGTTGTTTCTTCTCAAGGTCTTCCCAAGGCAAGATATTGAAACATGTTGCCCGGTATATTTAGTTGATTTTGCTCATCAGCTTATTCAGAGGTGCAGAGGTCTACCATTGGCACTAGTAGTCCTTGGAGGACTTATGTCAACTAAACCAAAAAGCCAAGATGCATGGCAAAAAGTTGTAGAGAGCATGAAATGGCAATTTGTGGAAGGTGgagaaaaatgtttaaaaattctAGCTTTAAGTTATAATGATTTGCCATATTACCTGAAGTCAtgctttctttattttggttgctTCAGAGAGGACATGGCTATTcctataaaaacattaattagatGGTGGTCAGCAGAAGGCTTCTTACCGACAAAAAATGGTAATACCACAGAAGAAATTGGATTGGGTTGTTTGGAGGAGTTGGCACAAAGATGTTTGATCCAACTTACTGGCCGAAAATATGATGGTAGTGCAAAATATTGCCGAATCCATGATCTCTTGCGTGATATGTGCATTTCAGAAGCCAAAGAGAACAGATATCTTGAAATCTACAAGAATGACACTGTAGATTGTGCAGCAGTGCCAAATGCAGCCCGACGACTGATCATATTTAATGAGTTTGAGACTCTAACCTATTCTAACTCAAAATTGCGGGGTTTATTTTACTATGGAGGTATGCATAATCCTCTGACTTTCAAAGCTTTGAATGGACAGCTTAGTGgatttaaattattaagagTGCTTAATTTGAATCTTTATATGCGGGAATTTCCAAGTgaaatcaaatcattaattcaTTTGAGATATCTTCGGTTGCTTGCTGACAATATGAAGGAAGTTCCATCATGTATTGGTCATCTCCACAATCTCCAGACTTTTATAGTAGGTGGTGGAGAATTAGTAAATATATCAGATTCACTATGGACGATTGAAAGTCTCAAGCATGTCGAGCTATTTATGATATCATTGGTTAATCCACCAAATATGCCAAATATTGTACTAAAAAATTTGCAGACATTAAAGGGGCTACGTGCTGGATCATGGATACGGTATATGCTGCAAAATTTCACAAATCTGCGCAAATTGAATATCAAGGAAGTCAATAATGATCATGCTAATGCACTGTATGTATCTCTCCAGAAACTGGGTCGTCTTGCCTCCTTAACTATACAAGGAAATGGAATTCCTTCGGACAATGTCATGACAGCCTTTTCCAATCAACATTGCCTCAAGAAAGTGTATCTCGATGGAAAGTTGAACTGCAAACAGCTTCCATACAACGACGTATTTCCTCAACAGCTAGTGAAACTAGTCTTGTGTCTTTCTCAATTGGAGCAAGACCCAATGGCAACACTAGAGAAGTTGCCATGTCTCAAATATCTAAAACTTGGAGCCGGGTCATATACAGGCAAACAGATGATATGTTCGGCAACAGGTTTCCCTCAACTATTATTTTTAGAAGTCAAAGGTTGCGATGAACTTGAGAAGTGGAAGATAGAGAAGAAGGCAATGCTATGTCTCAAGTCTTTAGAGCTCATTTCTTGTCGAAAGTTGAAGGTGATTCCAGAAGGTCTAAAGAATGTGTCACTTGAACTATTGCTAATGAAAAATATGCCAGAAGAATTAAAAAGTAGGATTGAGGAGAATACGGGAGAAGACTGGTACAAGATACAACATGTGCCAAACATCTCCTTTAAATATTATGATTAG